One Pangasianodon hypophthalmus isolate fPanHyp1 chromosome 7, fPanHyp1.pri, whole genome shotgun sequence genomic window, ACTAACTGCACTGTGACCGCTGCTGGACTGTGGCTTTCAACTCATTGCAGTTTCAGATCAAAGCATTCATTACATTGAAGAATTGCTGTTGCTTTTATTATAGGAATTGGACCATAGCTGTGTTAAAAGGTAAACTTTTATCCCAGATGCAGGGCTTTGTTCTGTCTAGTAGTGAGTAATAAAGAGAAACACACTTAATAATCAAAGTTTTACAGAAGAGCTGgtgttatttatgtaatatacagtatttatagttTTTGTATTCTGAAtgaagtaagaaaaaaatatattattttttaaaaatgtcttaaaatgtcCTGTGCATTTTTCAAGACAAAGGTATGTACATGTAAAAGATATGCTTAGAGTATATCAAGTTTTCATCACATAAAATGATTACATCTCACAACTTCCAACAGACACATCTCACAACTTCCACCAGTTGGTACACACTTCTAAAATCTGTAGCTTTTTCACCATGTTGTTTCGTTTATGTTTCTCTAAACTGTGTGCAGTTCTGTAGTAACAGAAGCAGGACATGATTTATCCATGAAGGTCATCTATTATTCAGAACACTTCTACTCATCAAACTTCCACATCCTGTACAAATTATTCAGGAGTATATAGCATTTCAGGGACTAAGATTCTCAGCCCATGCACCCTTACTTGTTTAGACGCAGACCTGAATTCAGCTGTGCATGTCTTTTCTTCATTGAAACAGTTTTTGAAATAGTTTAGACTAAACATTTTAAGCTTACAGTGAACATCAGTATAGATTGCACTACGAATCTGAATTTTAAACACTCTTCACATGATGTGTCCTTGCCAATAAGCCACAATTTAAATTACAAGGATTTTTTATAGACGCATGGGCACAGTGGTGGTTGTAAGTGGtctgttttattactctttttCTTACTTTGCAGAAACATAACCTAATTAATATGTTCAGTTGATGATTATAATCAAGAACAAGAGCTTTTCTCTGATGTATGAATTTCCCACCAACGCTGTGTGATAATTCATCAGATTTGGTTGCCCACCCGTCCTTCAtcctctttcattcattcagtgctTTGATGTAAAGCCATGCAGAATCTAACAGAAAAGGAAATCTTGTCTTTTGTTATGGTAACGACACTCTGTGTGGCATGACTACATTAAATGGCCTACATATTTACTGTATGCATAGTGGAAGAGCTATTGTATTTGTTTGGTAGAAGAAATTTCTCATAGGAATAATATGAGAAAGTGACTTTTACCTGAAATGGATGGTTGTTATTGAACCATTGcctcaaattaaaaataaataaataaataaataaataaaaaagattcaTTAGTAAAGCTTGTCTGTGGACAGTTATAGAGGTCAGACATGTGTATTCTATTCCGTTGCACCATTTAGTTGTGAATAAAACAGCAATGACCTTGAGTACATGTGGAATGTCAAAACGCTCATGCATTCAAATTCAGTTAGCCAAAAGGCGACCACTGGGGTGGCAAGTCAATTATCTTTTAGGAAGCTGGGTATGTgggttagtgtgagtgtgaatgtgtgtgtgtgtgagtgtgtgtgtggaggttgtGGAGACTGGGAGTTGGCAGTCCAGTCCTGAAATTGAGAGCAACCTTTTACTGTCTACACCCTAGAGACTGTACACGCAGCTAGACCGTGGCTGAACGCTAATCTGTCAGCCCaaggtgtcctaatcacacacacacatttgccaaTTAAATCCTCCACTGGTAGTCTTTTTGCCAATGAATGCCCTGGGAAGCCTGTGGACATAATTAATAGCAGGAGAGGACTGAGCATTATCATTTAGAGTTGATTTGAAATGGGTTTTTGCACATAGAGTGAGTATTCAGATTTCAAAAGCGTAGTCACTCCAGTtgcttatataaatataagctATGCGTTGATTTAAAAGATGAAGTCAAATGACCGCAAGAAGCATTTAATTAGATTCTGTCACACTCTACCTTTGCTGATTAGGTTCACATGGATTCACACAAAACAGATATTCAGGTTCCTTCTGTGCCTTATATAAAGCAGTGACTCATATAGGTTTATATGGAATATATTTGTTCTTTATCTTGTAACTGTAGGAGTTCAGAATGCTTTCTTTCAATCATATCCATGAAACTGAGGAAAATGTTAATCTAATATATGtgatataatgtattacagCTGAATAATACATCACCTAATACAATTAACATCACTCAAATGTTCCTAATGGCTGTTCTGCAGTTTTTCAGATAAATCACTCACCCTGTGACAGAGAGGATCATTAGccacattaataattaaagcaAACGTCAAGTGTCATGTCAGAAGTATTACAGTGTGTTGCACTTTTGTTGCAGTGTGGTATTTGATCATGGAGCACTTGTGAAATATATTGGGTGTAGTTTTAAAGTTTTAGAGTAGAGAACTAGTGTCACTTGTGTTCTtgtattttaaagcattttattcaataactgcaaataaaattacTTAATGTCAATGTAAGATTTTATTATCAgtcataaagagagagagagagataggaaaTACACCATGGCTGGCTCTATAAGGGCTATCTCTCAAATGCAGACTTAGACAAGTGAAACAGATGGCTATGAGGGAGGAGAAGCATGTATCTCTCCAGTGGCCCTGTTTGGCTTCTTTATTTTGGCTCAGAAATATCCATTTAGCCAGCGTGTCACACTGAGAACaccacagcatcacacacagtgaaacagcCTTTTCACAGGCAAGCAGAGGACACTTAAAATAGTGTGATCAAACGTAAAATAAGTCTTGTAAAGCTTACAGTTAAGGCGTACTTTGGTTATGCTGAGAATTTGTTTTGCTATactctggttttttttttttttttttttttttttttttttgtaaattaaaaattcaaGAGCACACTATACTGACAGTTAGTACAGTACAATACACAAGGTTTCTAGCCCCTAACTCCTGAATTATATTTCTTACAATTGTGACTACATTTCTGTAAGTTTCACTGTAGTCACAGAATAATTCAGAGCAGTTACAGAATAATTTGCTTTTAgattaataattgaataatatgACAGGAGTGTAAGGTATTAACAGAAATGATCACCATAGGGGGAGTAATCATGTATCAGGATAAAAATTTCACTGATCTATCAtgtataatattgttttttgtttgtttgtttgtttgttttttaaaaaaaacactaataacAATACTGGCTACCTTCTACAGGGGCCACCAAAGACATGGGGAAAATGTTAGgtggagaggaagaaaaagaccCAGACGCCcagaagaaagaagaggagaggCAGGAGGCACTGCGGCAacaagaggaggagaggaaggcTAAGCATGCTCGCatggaggcagagagagagaaggtcaGACAGAGTATCAGAGATAAGGTGAGCTTCCTGTTTTCTCCAAATATCTGTGGAAACTGATCCAACAACACGGTCTCAGGATGCACTAACTGTGTTACGCATTTAATCTCAAAACTGAGCATGAATCGTGTTGTTATGTTTCAATATGTATATGGGGATAATTTTCttagttaattaaaaatgtaatctcaaCTGAATCTCTGCAGTAGTCTAtccccatatatatatatatatatatttcagttttgaGCCCATTATTGATGTCTATAGCTCTTCAATGATATCTAGTTACTTTGTTACAAACTAGGTAGAAAACAATTTAAGGTGGTGTCACATATGCATGCCCCTGAAGGAATTATTCAGTTTCTTAGTGCTGATGCacagaaaattatttaattcgttttatttcaattttatttgcatagcacttttaacaataaaccttgtcacaaagcagctttacagaaatctggatgtagaatTATATTGAGATCCCTAATaggcaagccagaggtgacggtttCAAGGAAGAACTCCCTGAAAAGACATGGGGAActggactcaaaagggaatccattgTCTTCTAGGTGACATCTGATAGAATACTTGAATACTTCATCTTGCTTGTGGTCTGAATCCTTTATGATTATATAGTACGgactgaagaagaaggaggagaaggaggcaGAGGAGAAAGCAGCTATGGAGCAAGCCTGTGAAGGCTCACTAACTCGTCCGAAAAAGGCCATTCCAGCAGGATGCGGGgacgatgatgacgatgacgagGAGAGCATTTTAGACACCGTCCTGAAATTCTTGCCAGGACCTCTCCAGGACATGTTTAAAAAGTAATGGACATGAGACTGTATTTGGGGGTTGCTGGGAGGTTTACTTTTACAGGGAAGAGATGTAGTTTGAGACTGGGGATAGTTGGGAATCTTGCCAAACTGTGGAAGGCTTTTCACTGCCTTGACAAAGTCTTAGTTGTTATTTCTACTGATAAAAACAATCCATTCCCCTACAAAGTTGGTCTTATCACTTCCATTCAGGttcaaattgtttatatgtTAAAGATTTTCTATTGGTTAACTTATATGCACAACCATGGCCTCATACTCTGCAAATTGTGGGCCATTGGGCTTCattataaaggaaacaacaggAATACATTCCATGCAGTTGACACTAGAGAACTCTGGCACTGGGatgaggtgtgtatgtgtgtgtagctagtttacccccccaccccccccaccccccaaacaATAGTAGTAAAAGCTGAGAgggcaatttaaaaaaaaaaaaaaaaacacagcaatttaAGCATGATGCCTTCCAATGACTTTCTACACTTCTACACATTTTGgttgaagtttttttgtttgtttttttgttcttgtaaaGAAAGTACTAGAAAAGGCTTCTCTCTTGAATGGATTAAGGACAACATGTTACAAGTGGTGAATTATTTGGGTTTGGTGTTGCCATACTTAGACCTACGAGAGAACATGATTGTGTTTATAATGCCATTCTAGACAACCTGAATGCTCAATGTCTAGTTGTCATTTCTTCAATAGtcttcttcccttttttttaaatagttgtcTTTTAATGTGTAAGAGAAGTAATAGTCATTGTTTAACGTTTGAAAGAGAACTAATATGCACATTAGTCCTGCCAGCATGAGTTTAGGAAAGGAAAGCATGTATAGATTTGcactgggtaaaaaaaaaataaaaacaaaacactgccACATTTTAGCCAACCAATTATTTCAGTGACCAAATCTTTTCTATGACGGAAAATCTGTTGCATAAAATGATAATGCATAAACGTATTACACTTGTATTTGTAATCCAGCCTGGAGGAGCACTGCACTGATGGGAGCTAGATTTTCCGTAAAATGCGcaattgtttcatttataaatgtattaagtTTGCCCCAAAAGACAATCAAATACAACCATTGTATTGCAGTATAACGGCATCAATATTAAAACTTTAAGTATAAAATTGGCCTGCTAATTAATGTGCatcattttgagaaaaaaatgtttttcattcaaGCCTTGATCAGACTCAAAAATCTAACAGGAGGTGTCTAGGAAAATGTTTTGATTTGCATTCAAAATCAATAGACCAAAGAAAGcataataaaatctaaatttctGTAAACAAATCCAAGTCTTGGCCTCCAAATAAGAATTCCATGGAAGAATCAATGAATCAGAATCAATGGAAAATGAGATAATTCTACAGTCTAGCTCCCTGACAACTATAATGTCCAATACTGCCAAGATCTTATGCTACGTAATATTGATTTCCATATCTGTAGAAAGATAGCTATCTTTCTATTTATCTATAGCTATAGTTATCTCATAGCTATAGCCAATCTAATgggatattttttaaacatattaaccactgtgtcatttttaacataaaatataactaCATTAAGAAGATGGCAACAAGTCTTTGGTAAAAGACTTAAAGGGTTAACTGGCATAATTTAAACATAAAGTAAAACATtctgatttcattttctttacatttcatACTGTTTAGAAAATATAGACTTTTATAAGGAAACATTTTGAGGGggtgtatatacacatgtacacatctactatgaaaaaggaaaaaaatcctcATCAGGTCAAAGCCTGGGCTGAGCAATGCATAAAGGTTATTATACTAAAACCTTTACTTATAGTTAGTCAGGCAAGGATGGTAGTTATAGCTAGCAGCTGTAGATTTACTGAGAGTATTTAAACCCAATTTACAAAACTCCCTGAGCCACTCATTAAATTGGCAGATTTGCTTCAAAACATATTAGAAGTAAATATTGACAGCAGTTTTAGTCCAAATCCAGCAGGTGAGTTTTCTATTTTgaatagatagaaagatagggTGAACTTTTTTTCTAGTGCTGAATGTTTTTTCACTAGTTAAAGCCATATTGTTTAGACtgcaataattaataaaaaataatatgtagGTCATACATTCATTTCCTGTAAAAATGTAGAAGTTTGTGGATGCTTTGTGTATCCACCGATCTTATGTGTAATCTCTGACATCATGTATGTGAAACTGTGTATATACCTAGGTATATATGCAAACATTTCTAAAACGATAACATACTAAAAGCCATTGTTAATGTCTACTGTATGTACTACGAGTTCTCtatgtgaatgtgtatatgtgtctgtgcTCGTCTGTAATGTATGACATGTTGTTAGTTCAtgtactgttgatgctgtgggTGTTTCATAATTGAATGTGCACAAGTCTCATTGTCTCAGAGACAGCACAATGTCTGACTTGCATGCTGTCTGATACCAAAACACTAGGTTCAGTGCTGTTTATGTATAAACGTCCCTGCAACAGAAGCTGCTCATTAGATGGAAGAGGAAACTTGTTCTTCTGTCAGAACAGAAATTAATCCTGTATTAATTAAGGCCAGTGTATGAGATTTACAGTGATTATTGTCCATTTAGCTCTGTACATGGTTCAGAGTAAAAtatacttctttttttaaccatacaCTCTTAAAAATTAGTACTGTACCTTTTGAAAAATAGTACTGTACCTGTagaactgtacctttccttgtcgcTGGTGTAGTACCATCGCATCTTCTGTACCTTTAATACgcatctttcacctggaaatgtggatatattGTACCTTTGAtaatgatttaaggtacataaagGGAGCATCATTAGTTTTTATAGAAAAGCTGTtaaggtacactatatgcagctttctaggtaaaagatacacactaatgGTACAAAAAGTGTACCCTTGAGTGTACCACCTCAGCAACAGTGTACAGATTagtactcttttttttataagagTGTATGACATTACATACTACATATaactcaaataaaataaattatttataaattattctgAAGATTGTTTCACTCACCCCAGATTGAACCCATCTAAAACGTTTGTAATATATAATTGCAACTAGAATTTTTCTATAGAAAACATTGCATTCTAATCAACTGGGTAAAAGGGCTGGATATGTAAATTTGTGCTTCTACATTTTCAGATATCCCGAATAGAATTTGATATTCCTCTGTTAAAAAGTTTGGCACATACAGCTTGTTAAATTTTgggtaatttttttgtttgtttattgcttCATCGTTTCATATCCAAGGTAGACAGTTACTTTACATCATGTGTGCTTTCACTTCACATTTAAGCCTTACCATGCTTACTAAATGTGATATGTGGACATGATGTTTGTGAGTGTCTGCTGGCTTCCGTCTCTGTCTAAGGCAAACTGCATAGAAACTACCTGTGCTAAGGGCTATCAATACcacaattatacacacattcctcttttatggttttttttttttttttttttttttttttttttttttttttttttgccacttcAGCAGACGAATTCATTTTAAAGAGGAAAATTAGACTGCAAGAGAGTTGAAATATTTGTCTCAGTTTCCTGACTCTGCATTCTGAAACTTATATTTAGtccattaatacattttttgtgtatgaaataaagtagaataaaaatttaaaaggaaaaaaaaaacctttggttGAACGTTATGTAAATTACTTTATTTCAGGTAGAAGCTGGAAGCTTAGAAAACAATAAATTACAGAATTGGTTTAAGTGATATTAATAAGATGATTTAACTTCTGGCTATAACAGGTCTTTTCTAACTGCTTTTCATGATACATCCTTAAAAGAATAGCACTAAACATAAACCTGATCATTAtcttacacacatttctgttgCTGATGGTTTCTGATGGTATTTCTGAGTTAGAGTGAATATAAATTCAGATGTGGAATAATTGAATCAGTTTCTGTTGCCAGGGACCTTAAAAACTTTAATCAGGGGAATAATATTATTTCTCAAAATCTGTTgctacatactgtatttcttaTGAAGAGTACAACATTTTTCACATAGAGTGTATTTAAAGCTTGGAATGTTCTTTCTGGAAAAAGCAATTATACAAAATGTAACTGAACATGTGACGTGTGAATAGAATACATGTATTAATGTTTACTGCCTGATGATTTAGTCTTGCACTTAAGGGTATTACTGCTGGGGTTAGTAATCTAATCAATTATTCTATATAATATAACTAAACTTTCAACTTTATCatgtcaaataaaaatattttagtgtaCCCTCTCTTAAAATTTTgtgcatttatattaaaaaatgtaatgcatttttcttgTAGGACAGAAATTCTTTCTTGCATGTAGAAAAAGTATTTTAGTCTGCACTAACACTGCCACCTTTAACCTTTTACAATGTGGGGATACAGAGAGCAACTGCTgtacacaaaaatattacaattattgCATCCAACAGCTCAATACAAAACTGCTAAAACAACAGTGTGAAGCAGTATTCCTGATGagatattaaacaaaaatatatagatggacattaatttttttagatgttCCTTTTAAAACAAGATGATCTACCAAAAGGACTAATAACTATAGCGATGTcactttctttccttcatttatGATGAATAATTTCTTGGTGtgctactgtatttttttttttttttttttttttattgtacaagATAATGATAAAGTTGAAAggtatgatttaaaaataaaagaaggggaaaaaaaagtaatttttctgatgcagggtgtgtgtgtattggcagtgtatagtgtgagctCAAATGGAATATTTATTTGATTGCATGTCACAGTAAACATCTGTCAAACCAAATCACTGTAAAATTCTCAttaacaaaatttaaaagttGAACTTAGCCTTTTTGGAAAGatcatacacaaataaaattgatttttaaaaacatttttgtgttgaacatttttttaaattgtcgtTGAATAATTTATACTTTAGTACTTTGTCTTTCTATATATTATAACCTCAGGACtaaaatttattataatgaAAAACTCAGCTTCCATTTTTAGAACAGAATCCAGTATgcatgatgatggtgatgatggcgatgatggcgatgatgatgatgattactattattattatttagaacgTGTTGTTCAAACATCTGCACAGGAGAAATTCAACATGTATTATCAAAACATGATCTTTAACAGAAGCTGCTAAAAGAGAACAGCAACAGTTTTTGGTAGTGAAgacaaatgtaattaaattatgaTCCAGggtttggaaaaaagaaaatctttacaAATCAAGAGCCTTCTAGACAGAAAATATGGACAGAAATTGCATgtcaaaagtgtttttttttttcaaacccagcatgagtaaagaaaaaagacaaattgtTAAGAGTGAAGGTAACTCATTAAAGTTAAAAAGGAACTGACAGTCTGTCTGGAAGcaacaaaggaaagaaaatgaacgAACAAGAAATGTTTGAGATGAAGCAGGTAACACTTTCTTTATTagcaataattaattaaagaagggagcaattgtttttgttaaaagaCTATAACCAGTTGATGTACATTGtgattggattttttaaaaaaaagaagagtcaatgtgtaaaatttcatgagaaaatagaaaataccATTCTACATTGtctaagtatattttaaaaggtctacaaaaatattgatttttcagTACATAACAAATTTACCTTACACATATTGGCTTTCTGTTCTGGATCCTAAACTGCCAGGCTGTAAGTGGATTTAGTGCTCATCTTGTAGCTGACTGGTGCCTGGAAAGCAACGTGATTTAAAACACTCCATGACGTGTCTTCCTCTATCCAGAGATTCCATTTAGATTAGCAACATCAGACCTTTATGAATTCTGTTATGGGTATCCAGGCCGTTCTAATCtcgttttatttgtatatgagACCAGGCCTTACCAGTGATCAGATTTCATCACTGAAAAGGAAGGCTTGTTTTGGTGATGCAGAATGTTTTGTAGGAagtgagagaaatagagagaaataaCTTTATATACACAGCAgcaattaaatattttcctgattatttttttttcttctattctttttccatttccaaTTAATATTTGCCTCACTCTGTATGAGATGCAATGAGGCAAATGTGCTCAAAAGAAATCAATCCTACAGCCTTTTGCCATTTAGCGATTCAGAAATGACTGATTTATTGGGTCTATTTGTCTTTGAGACAAAGTGCAaacacatacacgcacgcaACAAACCAGCTGGACAGACTGCCCTTCCTGATGACCCTGACAGAAACATTTACATCAGATATGGAATCACACTGAGATGCTTACAGATTgtatgaaaaaataatgaaatagcCCTGCAATATGATATCACTTACAAGCATGCCAGTCCCCAAAGCATAACTGCAACATCAATCTGGAGCTGACAGAGGGGAAACAGAGGATGTCAAATGGAGAACATTTTGTATTGAGCCTCAGTCTATGGTTACACTCAAATGCCCTTGAATTTCTCTAAgacattttcttctgtttccaCCACACTTGCACACTGACAAGCTCTAAGCACTGGTCTATATTTACATCCATTTCTCTAGGAGACATTTCCTTCTCATTTTCTCATACTTGCACACTGGCAAGCTCTAAGCTCTTGTCTATATTGTATCCAACAATATAGAACTCAGAAGATCCTTAGAATTTAGTATAGAGttacttctttttctcagcttaCTGTTATCTCCTTTTAAAATGTCTCTGAGCACATAATTCATAGTATTATAAAAACCTGCTGTATAAAACATATaagatatatttaatatctCAACCTTACATTataatcagtaataaatatgCAGTTAACCAGGCAGGAAGAACAAAAAAGGCAGATTGTCCAACCCTCCTACGCTCACCTGGACAAGAAAAGAGATATGGCTCTTGCTAAATTAAGCGTAATTAAGGTGTATTCAGAAGGTGCTTGAAGCTCCCTGCAGTGTGTAGGAAGTGAAGAAGTGAGACATCCTGGAGCCTGCAGGGCTGAGTCACTGGAGAATGGGGTGAGGACAGCTGCCACCAGCTCGCGTGGACACACAGCGTTCATGCTGGGAAAGTCTGTCACCGCTGAAGAAGATTAACTACACGTCTGTGTCTAATCTCACTTTGTGCCTCATTCCCCAGTGACCAGAGACTCTAAGTCTACAGGCAACCAGTGTTTACTTAATCAATGTTAGCCCTCTACTGCACTCTTATTTAATGCATGGCACAACTTGAGCACAGTGACAGTTGACCTCAGCATGTAATAAGAGGCAATGAGTAGAGGAGAAGCCACATTGCAGTAGCAGCAGTTTCCTAGTACCAGAAAAGTGGCACAGCTGCCAAATATCTTTTGCTTTCCCAGCAGGCCTAAACCATCCATTCAAACTCAGTCcagctgaaataataataatgccaaATCAGTAGCCCATCTAACATcacgttttttttaaaatatatctgaGTACACCTTATATACTGTTAAACAGCAAGTGAGACTAAACGtttaaatactgatttaaaatCTTTTGAAGTAGCACTAATTTCAAAGTATATAGGGCCCCAAAGAGAGGTCAGTGTACAGGAACATTGagttacatttttcattttggacATCATGGTTCTTGATGCagatacaatatatggccaaaagtttgtggacacctaaccatcacacctatatgtgctttttgaacatcccattccagatttattttccctttgctgttataataacctccactcttctccacattcagccacaagagcattagtgaggttagacgctgatgtcgggcgaggaggcctgggatgcagtcagtgttccagttcatcccaaaggtgttcaggggggctgtgcaggccactggatTTCTTCGACTCCGatcttgacaaaccatgtcttcatgccACTTAGTGCagaggggcattgtcatgaGAAACCTACACAGGACTAACTGGAAAAGTGTTCCCAGATGCCTGTTGCACTCATGCCACTAGAATGGATGATGTTAACCCTGTAGAATCAGGAGAAGGTGCACAGTGATGCCCAGGCAGGAGCAGCGCAGACTTCCTCGAGCAGCACAACTCCAAGTAACACCCATTAAGTAAATGCTCTCTTAGAGTTGCACGTCATGGTAAGGTGCTAGGTGTCTAATCTCTCTATAGGACATCACAATTACATCCACCACCAGTGGATCAGGCTCTGCTTAGACAAGTCTTCTGTCTGTGACAGATGAACAGTTGGTTTAAGGATCAGATGTTCACTGTCTGGTCTAAATAATACTGCGTGCAACAAGGAATGCTATCCAGCTTTGCCTTCATGGAACTCTTAAAGGTCATTCAATATAATTTACCAATTTGGGTGATATGACATTGGGCATAACTCATATGTTCAACCACAGTGTCACTCTAGAGGCATCTAACCACTAACACATTCAAGCTTATAGCCAGGGCATGAGCTTCTCCCACTCCTTTGCTGATATAATCGCTAGCAAAAGCAGTTCTCACAGACACCTGTAAAGCATACTGTATATGGAGGCCCAACCTATGAGGTGTACATAATACACAGAACAGGGTCCATCTAAAAGCATACATGACTAATGGATGCATGGGTCTTCCATTCAGGATCAACAGTTatgaacacactgatgaaatgGAAACCCATTACtgcagggttcta contains:
- the cplx2b gene encoding complexin-2 yields the protein MDFVMKQALGGATKDMGKMLGGEEEKDPDAQKKEEERQEALRQQEEERKAKHARMEAEREKVRQSIRDKYGLKKKEEKEAEEKAAMEQACEGSLTRPKKAIPAGCGDDDDDDEESILDTVLKFLPGPLQDMFKK